The sequence below is a genomic window from Curtobacterium sp. MCPF17_002.
CGGCGCTCGGCCCGCTTCCGACCGGCCCGGCCGTAGGCTTCGCGGCGCTCCGGGTCGTCGAGCAGCGCGGCGACGGCGGCCGCGACGGCCTCCTCGTCGCGCGGGGTCACGTGCAGGCCGGTGGAGTCCTCCACGACCGTGTCGATGAGCCCACCGACGCTCGACGCGACGACGGGACGCCCGCAGGCCATGGCCTCGAGCGGGACGATGCCGAACGGCTCGTACCAGGGGGCGCAGACGACGACGTCGGCGCTGCGGTAGACGGCGGGCATGTCGTGCTGGCCGAGCTGCCCGCGGAAGGTCACGTGGTCCCGGACGCCGAGCGACCGGGCGAGCTCGTCGAGCCGCTGGTACTCCGGGTCGTCCGCCAGGTCGGCCCCGGCGACGCCGGCTCCGCCCACGACGACGAGCTCCACGTCGCGTCCCTCGTGGACGAGTGCGGCGAGGGCAGCGATCGTGGTGCCGACACCCTTCCGGCGCACCAGGCGCGACGCGGTGAGGATCCGCGCGGAGCGCCCGCGCTCCTCGACCGGACGGCCGTCACCGGCCGGCTGGAACAGCGACACGTCGACGCCGCAGGGCACCACCGAGATGCGGTGCAGCGGCACACCGAGGGCCTTCAGCTCGAACGCCTCGTCGGAGCAGGTCGCGACGACCTGGTCGACGCTCCGCCCCACGGCGGGCTCGACCCACTCGCGTTCGGCGGGGCTGGTGTCGGCCGCGCCCTGGTGTCGGCGCTTCACGACGCCGAGCGCGTGGAAGGTCTGCACGACCGGGATCCGGACGCCGCCGGTGCGGGCCTGGACCTGCGCCACGGCCTCGAGGGCGGCGTGACCCGACATCCAGAAGTGCGCGTGCACGACGTCGGGACGATCGACGAACCACTCCGCCGCGAGCACCGACGCGAACGTCCCCATGTACGGGAACAGTTCGTCCTTCGGCACCGCACGGGCCGGTCCGGCGTCCACGTGCACGACCTCGACGCCCGGTCGGAGCAGCACACGGACCGGCTGCGCCGCGTCGTCACGCCGCGTGTACACCGTGACCTGGTGGCCGCGGTCCGCGAGCGCACCGGACAGCTCCGCCACGTGCACGTTCTGTCCGCCGGCGTCCACTCCACCCAGGACGGCGAGCGGGCTCGCGTGTTCTGAGACCATCGCGATCCTCATCGCAGGCTCCCTTCCAGTGCGGCTGTCGCCGCACGGTTCGCTCGCGCACCACGCGAGACGGCGTCGTCGAGCAGGTCGTCCCAGTCGGCCGTGAACCGACCGAGCGCGTGCCGCGCGAGCGCGGCCTCCCGGGCCACGGCACCCCGTCGTCTCGCCTCCTCGGGGTCCTCCAGCAGCGTCCTGGAGGCGCGGATCAGGTCCTCGACGTCCGTCGCGATCGCGCCGGCACCGTCCGGCACGGTGCGGGCGGCGTCGGTCGTCGCGAGGACGAGCACCGGCATCGCCATGTGCATCGCCTCGATGAGCGAGAGGCCGAGCGAGGTCCACCGGTTCGGGTGCACGTACGCCCGCCGTTCGGCGAGTGCGGCGTGCATCGGGTCCGCGGGGACGTCACCGAGGGCGGCGACCCGGTCGCCGAAGCCGAGCTCCGGCAGGTGCTCGGTGCCCATGCCCCAGACGTCGACGGGTGCGACCTCGGCGAAGCGGGGGAGCAGGTCCGTCCCGACGACGCGGTTCCGGCGGACGGGCTCGTTGATCACCACACCGAGGCGCTCGAGCGTTCCCGTGTACAGCGGACCGGGATCGACCACGCCGTGCTCGACCACCGTGGTCCGGGTGGAGCCGCAGTCCCACATCAGGGCGTTCCAGTGCGTGACGTGCGCGATCAGCAGGTCGTCGCGGTCGCGGAGCGGGTGCAGGCTGTTCGGCACGTCGACCCGCGGCGCGTTGTGCTCGACGAAGACCATCGGGACGTCGCGACCGCCGAGCAGACGGCGGGCCTCCTCGAGTTCCTCGGTGCGCTGGAGCACGACGACATCGACCTCGGCGTCGGCCACGTCGGCCGGGGCGATCTCGATCGCCGTGTCCGGCCAGGCCCGGCCGCCGCGGCCGAGCCCCCAGGCGTCGCGCGCCGGGGTCGTCGGGATGAGGTACTCGTGCGGGCCGCGGACGAAGGCGTCCATCCAGCCGCCGTGCACGTGCCACACGAGGATCCGCATGCAGTGCCCTTCGGTCGATCGGTCAGGGGGAGGTGGAGCAGGAGGAGAAGCAGGAGGAGCAGGAGAAGGAGAAGCAGTGGCGCACGCTACGCAGCGCCTTCTGGGGTGCTCCGCAGACTTCTCCGTTCCATCCGGGATGCGCGGTCGAGCAGCCGTTCGTGGGCCGCGAGGACGTCCTCGACGCGCACGGTGGACAGGCACGGGTGCCCAGGCACCGGGCACTCGCGGGCACGGCTCGACCGGCACGGGGCCCACTGGTCGCCGAGCACCTCGACGAGCGGCGGCCGCTCCGGGTCCGGGGCGTACGGCGCCCACTTCACGGCGGGGACGACGGGGGAGAACAGGCTGACGATCGACGCACCCACCGCGGCCGCGAGGTGCGCCGGACCGGTGTTGCCGACCACGACCACCTCGGCGCCCGCCAGCACGGCGGCGAGCTCGGCGGGTGTGGTGCGTCCGCCGAGGTCGATGCCGGTGTTGCCCGCGACCGCCGCCGTCAGCGCCGCTTCGCCGGGCGAGCCGGTGACGACCACCGGGATCCCGCGCTCGGCGTAGGCGGCGACCAGCGCGCGGTGGTGCGACTCCGGCCAGGACCGTGCCGGGACGCTCGCGCCGGGGTGCACGACCACGTACCGGCCGGCTGTCCCGCCCGGACCGGCAGCCCCGCCCGGACCGTTCGGGGCGGTGAGGGCGGCCACGGCCGGAGGCAGGACGGCGTCGTGACGCACCACGAGCCTCCCGGCATCCTCCGGCGGCAGCCGGAACCCGGCCGCCTCGACGATCCGCAGCGCGCGCTCGGGTTCGGGGATGTCCTCCGGCAGGTCCTCGCCGGGGCGCAACCGGACGTCGAGCAGGGAGCCCGGGTGGTCGACGCTCGCACCGGACACCCGGGCGACGCCGGCGAGGCGCAGGAGCAGCGCGACCGGCAGCGGTGACTGGTGGAACGAGGTGAGCACGACGGCCTCGTCGGGGCGCTCCTCGGCGACGAGCGCCCGGAACTCGGCGAGCAGGGCGTCGTCGACGGGTCGGGCGGTCTCCGTGACCCACGGCGCGGCCCAGACCCGGACGCGGTCGACGCCGGGCAGGAGGTCGGCGGCGGGGGAGCCCTGCGGCCCGCACAGCATCGTGACGTGCGAGGCGCCGGCGGCGACCGCGCGGACGGCGGGGCCGGTGACGAGGACGTCGCCGAACGAGTCGAGCCGGACGACGAGGACGCGGGGGCGGGCGGGCGCCGCGGGTGCCGCAGCGGCACCGGGCGCCGCGGGTGCCGCAGCGGCACCCGGCGCCGCGCCGACGCCGGGGCCGTCAGCGCCCGCGGGTGCCGCCGTCACGACCGCACCGCGGCGGTGTGCTCCAGCACGAGCCCGACCGCCTCGTCGAGCGACCCGGCGACCGTCGGGGCGGCCTCGACCTCCTCGGGTCGGGTGCGCGGGGTCGGCACGAGGACCCCCTGCGCGCCCGCGGCGAGCGCAGCATCGACGTCGGTCCCGATGTCCCCGATCACGACGAGCTCCTCCGGGGACAGCCCGAGCCGCTCCGCCGCCTCGAGCACCATGCCGGGCCGGGGCTTCCGGCAGTCGCAGCCGTCGTCGGCGTCGTGCGGGCAGACGCACCAGACGTCGAACGGACCGACGAGCTCGTCGACCCGCGCGTTCGTGGCGTCGACCTGTTCGCGGGTCGCCATGCCCTTCCCGATGACGGACTGGTTCGTCACCACGCCGAGGAGGAGTCCCGCCGCCCGCGCCCGTTCGACCGCACGGTGCGCCCCGGGGACCGGCACCACGCGGTGCGGGTCGGCGTTGTACGGGACGTCGATGACGAGGGTGTCGTCACGGTCGAAGAGGAGACCGCGGACGGTGCGGTCGGGAGCGAGAGCCATGCTCCTCGACTACCGGTCCGTCCCCGCGCGCAGCCTCAGGAAGAGCCGCGGAACGCGTCGTGGAGCGCGTTCCTCCGAGCCGGGTCGGCCCGCCACGCCTACCCTCGGCGCGGTGACCGCCGTCGACACCCTGCCCCCGTCCGACGGGCGGCCCGAGCTGCTCGTGCTCCGCGCCATCAAGCTCGGCGACCTCCTCGTCGCCGTGCCGGCCCTGCACGCGCTGCGACGGGCCTTCCCCGACCACCGCATCTCCCTGGCGACCACGGCGTGGCTCGCCCCGGTCGTCGAGCTGCTGCC
It includes:
- a CDS encoding glycosyltransferase family 9 protein, with the translated sequence MTAAPAGADGPGVGAAPGAAAAPAAPGAAAAPAAPARPRVLVVRLDSFGDVLVTGPAVRAVAAGASHVTMLCGPQGSPAADLLPGVDRVRVWAAPWVTETARPVDDALLAEFRALVAEERPDEAVVLTSFHQSPLPVALLLRLAGVARVSGASVDHPGSLLDVRLRPGEDLPEDIPEPERALRIVEAAGFRLPPEDAGRLVVRHDAVLPPAVAALTAPNGPGGAAGPGGTAGRYVVVHPGASVPARSWPESHHRALVAAYAERGIPVVVTGSPGEAALTAAVAGNTGIDLGGRTTPAELAAVLAGAEVVVVGNTGPAHLAAAVGASIVSLFSPVVPAVKWAPYAPDPERPPLVEVLGDQWAPCRSSRARECPVPGHPCLSTVRVEDVLAAHERLLDRASRMERRSLRSTPEGAA
- a CDS encoding HAD-IIIA family hydrolase, which codes for MALAPDRTVRGLLFDRDDTLVIDVPYNADPHRVVPVPGAHRAVERARAAGLLLGVVTNQSVIGKGMATREQVDATNARVDELVGPFDVWCVCPHDADDGCDCRKPRPGMVLEAAERLGLSPEELVVIGDIGTDVDAALAAGAQGVLVPTPRTRPEEVEAAPTVAGSLDEAVGLVLEHTAAVRS
- a CDS encoding glycosyltransferase, which encodes MRIAMVSEHASPLAVLGGVDAGGQNVHVAELSGALADRGHQVTVYTRRDDAAQPVRVLLRPGVEVVHVDAGPARAVPKDELFPYMGTFASVLAAEWFVDRPDVVHAHFWMSGHAALEAVAQVQARTGGVRIPVVQTFHALGVVKRRHQGAADTSPAEREWVEPAVGRSVDQVVATCSDEAFELKALGVPLHRISVVPCGVDVSLFQPAGDGRPVEERGRSARILTASRLVRRKGVGTTIAALAALVHEGRDVELVVVGGAGVAGADLADDPEYQRLDELARSLGVRDHVTFRGQLGQHDMPAVYRSADVVVCAPWYEPFGIVPLEAMACGRPVVASSVGGLIDTVVEDSTGLHVTPRDEEAVAAAVAALLDDPERREAYGRAGRKRAERRYTWQKVAADSERVYERLIAGSAGSGHGGGLGTGLGLAANGAGTADGRARTTRSGRTVRSAHSTERTAR
- a CDS encoding glycosyltransferase, producing the protein MRILVWHVHGGWMDAFVRGPHEYLIPTTPARDAWGLGRGGRAWPDTAIEIAPADVADAEVDVVVLQRTEELEEARRLLGGRDVPMVFVEHNAPRVDVPNSLHPLRDRDDLLIAHVTHWNALMWDCGSTRTTVVEHGVVDPGPLYTGTLERLGVVINEPVRRNRVVGTDLLPRFAEVAPVDVWGMGTEHLPELGFGDRVAALGDVPADPMHAALAERRAYVHPNRWTSLGLSLIEAMHMAMPVLVLATTDAARTVPDGAGAIATDVEDLIRASRTLLEDPEEARRRGAVAREAALARHALGRFTADWDDLLDDAVSRGARANRAATAALEGSLR